A section of the Larus michahellis chromosome 1, bLarMic1.1, whole genome shotgun sequence genome encodes:
- the LOC141747402 gene encoding OX-2 membrane glycoprotein-like, with protein MTFRALVLCLACAGLAEANVIPQAEHRNVTVGNNVTLGCTLTESKDVVQVTWQKDSEKSHNNIATYSTLKGLKIHEPYQDRMNFTSLVLNETNITFWDTRMDDSGCYTCLFNTFPFGSISGRTCLTVFGLNASVHYNISEGHLIATCNAVGFPEPTITWNNLFNSTPTQETVRHTNGMVSITSKLEIYNTQSIGAQGLTCRVSNTNEKMELPVKMKREEGSSLLWLMIIVGILIVIIALTVTLCWKKRMCRRS; from the exons atgACTTTCCGAGCTCTGGTTTTGTGCCTGGCTTGTGCTGGGCTTGCAGAGGCAAATG TCATTCCACAGGCGGAACACAGAAACGTGACGGTGGGCAACAACGTGACTCTCGGCTGTACCCTGACAGAATCCAAGGATGTTGTGCAAGTGACATGGCAAAAGGACTCTGAAAAATCACACAATAATATAGCTACGTACAGTACCCTAAAAGGATTAAAGATTCATGAGCCCTATCAAGACCGAATGAATTTCACGAGTCTGGTACTCAATGAGACAAACATCACTTTTTGGGACACTAGAATGGACGATTCAGGGTGCTACACGTGTCTCTTCAATACTTTCCCTTTCGGCTCCATCTCAGGACGTACCTGCCTGACTGTGTTTG GTCTCAATGCATCTGTCCATTACAACATTTCCGAAGGTCATTTGATTGCCACCTGTAATGCTGTTGGCTTCCCAGAGCCCACCATCACCTGGAACAACTTATTCAATTCTACTCCTACACAGGAGACAGTCAGGCACACCAATGGGATGGTGTCCATCACCAGTAAGCTGGAGATCTACAACACTCAGAGCATCGGTGCACAGGGTTTGACCTGCAGAGTAagcaacacaaatgaaaaaatggaATTGCCTGTGAAAATGAAAAGAG AAGAAGGATCCTCGTTGCTTTGGCTGATGATTATTGTGGGGATTTTAATTGTCATCATAGCTCTGACTGTCACGCTGTGTTGGAAGAAGAGGATGTGCAGGAGGAGTTGA